Proteins co-encoded in one Dyella humicola genomic window:
- a CDS encoding GTPase codes for MSRRLRWLLAAIALAALLWLLLAIAERALALAQRFLGLPTWLQWTLGATLAVFAIAGLAVLWWLVRPRRKRKAVPAPDRGALERRVERLREQGADTHALGTELLELDRRRATARVYVALFGEISTGKSTLIRALSPSSAARSDVRGGTTRQVAHFDSALPDGRTLVIADVPGSREADGATHETLARDEALRAHVVIYLCAGDLTRTQVEEVRWLADFGKPLLLVLNKADQWSAHELDLLRQRLREQTRGMASSVVTVSAGGSEHFRRQLADGGMEQVERQRKPAIQGLIGALSRLTAAGTESLEPQREHAVLAGLHERTGALEAQTRAAESERVVRKYARRAIVGAMAAVAPGSDLIIQGALAAALTRELAALYEVRVSDVQIEDFVQQAKLTLRTGSSIVLAIAGNALKAFPGLGTLGGGVLHAFAYALIFDSMGRALASSLAERKALDQDDASARLKTLLTETGGSRLRQLATLTMDTLRERDEGHGPTPG; via the coding sequence ATGTCCCGACGACTACGCTGGCTGCTCGCTGCTATCGCCCTCGCCGCCCTGCTATGGCTGTTGCTGGCCATTGCCGAACGGGCACTCGCCCTGGCGCAGCGCTTTCTTGGCCTGCCAACCTGGCTGCAATGGACCTTGGGCGCCACGCTGGCCGTGTTCGCCATTGCCGGGCTTGCCGTGCTTTGGTGGCTGGTAAGACCTCGGCGGAAGCGCAAGGCCGTACCCGCGCCCGATCGCGGCGCGCTGGAACGCCGCGTGGAACGCCTGCGCGAGCAGGGCGCCGATACGCATGCGCTCGGCACCGAGCTGCTCGAACTGGATCGACGCCGCGCCACCGCCCGGGTGTACGTGGCATTGTTCGGCGAAATTTCGACCGGCAAGTCCACCTTGATCCGCGCGCTGTCGCCGTCATCCGCTGCGCGCAGCGATGTCCGCGGCGGCACGACGCGGCAGGTGGCGCACTTCGACAGCGCTCTCCCCGATGGCCGCACGCTGGTCATCGCCGATGTGCCCGGCAGCCGCGAGGCCGATGGCGCGACCCACGAAACCCTGGCCCGCGACGAGGCGTTGCGCGCGCATGTCGTCATCTACCTCTGCGCGGGCGATCTCACCCGCACGCAGGTGGAGGAAGTGCGTTGGCTCGCCGACTTCGGTAAACCCCTGCTGTTGGTGCTCAACAAGGCCGATCAATGGAGCGCGCACGAGCTGGATCTACTGCGCCAGCGGCTGCGTGAGCAGACCAGGGGAATGGCGAGCAGCGTGGTCACGGTCAGCGCAGGCGGCTCCGAGCACTTCCGGCGACAGCTGGCCGACGGCGGCATGGAACAGGTGGAACGCCAACGCAAGCCGGCGATCCAGGGCCTGATCGGCGCCTTGTCGCGCCTTACCGCCGCCGGCACCGAAAGCCTTGAGCCGCAACGCGAGCATGCGGTACTGGCCGGCCTGCACGAACGCACCGGGGCCCTGGAAGCGCAGACGCGTGCCGCAGAAAGCGAGCGCGTCGTTCGCAAGTACGCGCGCCGCGCCATCGTGGGTGCGATGGCGGCAGTGGCGCCCGGCAGTGACCTGATCATCCAGGGTGCACTGGCTGCCGCGCTGACGCGCGAACTGGCAGCCCTGTACGAGGTCCGCGTGAGCGACGTGCAGATCGAGGACTTCGTGCAGCAAGCCAAACTCACCCTGCGCACCGGCAGCTCCATCGTGCTCGCGATTGCGGGCAATGCACTCAAGGCATTTCCCGGCCTGGGCACCCTCGGTGGCGGCGTCCTGCATGCGTTTGCCTACGCACTGATCTTCGACAGCATGGGGCGCGCCCTGGCCAGCTCGCTGGCCGAGCGCAAGGCGCTGGACCAGGACGATGCCAGCGCGCGACTCAAGACCTTGCTCACCGAGACCGGCGGTTCCCGCCTTCGCCAATTGGCCACGCTTACCATGGATACGCTGCGCGAACGCGACGAGGGTCATGGTCCTACACCCGGCTGA
- a CDS encoding hybrid sensor histidine kinase/response regulator — protein sequence MLPSLLLSVFLFGTTPTAAVTTTTVAPPAAATLPTPQFRRYGTAEGLPSSSVYTMAQAPDGAMWFGTKSGIARYDGVRFKVFRHVADEPQSLFNNGISALVFDRGGHLWAAGLEAGLNRYDERSDAFQHWGHEPKDPSSLSSDKAWSIAQTGDGTLWVGTAAGLDHMRVDGRGFDHVVVPPAGDQPAALGTVGALFVDARGQLWVGSDNGVFRRDAAGVFHAITTDRAGQALDAWRIEGDGDEIRIASSHGLFVVGRHDVARQVGRGELPETNVLTSVRDGAKRLWVGTQRGLFLQNGKDAPLQGVINQPVLYGNLPGTWVWQIHTDNEGGLWIALFDGGVAYLAPGWNSVSRFTHIPDDELSLRDSVAHAIARGWDSSIWVGERNGRVDKLWPATGAVEHVLSGLRGDVLGMTQDAQSRLWITVQGALFRYSNGKLDMVPSSSKGMRHPLEVEVGPDDKLYARTFGEGLFRVDQETMEVSPVPFLPADEKTRWGSQITLNRGTFWYASDGGMLRLDRTRDHFEPVPGVNNNQAVDAFDFTEDGLWMARPDGLEHYHYEGDGLALDRKVDGARGWPSINVVDLAVDRHRRVWIFGRDGLWRFDPVSGRFRQLGLQDGLSNGEFLRGFGRSADGTIYAPTLGGVMGFNPNRIDEHVTPPQLGITRVSVLRDGIVEDIPITSSGELFVGWKDRGLNVESRVFSYIDPAANRYRFRLHGVDTAWVDTGSRGERDFAGLGTGDYTLDVMAAGADGEWVSLSAPLQIHVQAPPWARWWAWCGYVLLAVLAIWLALQAWRRRLAHRHQIQLAEQRSRLAEQASAAKTQFLATLSHEIRTPMTGVIGMAELLLSTPLSQIQHHYAEAMQRSGGMLLKLLNDALDLARIEAGKLDLELAPFDPRSLVNDVAHLEQSQAHAKGLRFDVDIADDLPHRMIGDAVRIKQVLLNMANNAMKFTERGSVTLRARRTQHGLCFSIIDTGPGIPEASRARLFERFEQATGPKRRAGSGLGLAICRELVAMMGGSIELESKVAYGSTFHVRLPLPLAPEWHDASMVRGERAPAPLLNVLLVEDDAIVAAVIRGLLERAGHDVRYVVNGLAALAELAQAPCDVILLDLDLPGIDGFQIARLIRQREEAGHRVPIVAITARSGGDEEALARAAGMDGFLRKPLTGEQLVDAIMEHLEAAEADVREVADAG from the coding sequence ATGCTGCCGTCTTTGCTGCTCAGCGTGTTCCTGTTCGGAACCACACCCACGGCTGCGGTGACCACCACCACAGTTGCGCCTCCGGCTGCCGCTACGTTGCCAACGCCGCAGTTCCGTCGCTACGGCACGGCCGAAGGGCTTCCCAGCAGCAGTGTGTACACCATGGCGCAAGCGCCGGATGGTGCGATGTGGTTTGGCACCAAAAGTGGCATCGCCCGCTACGACGGGGTCCGCTTCAAGGTGTTCCGCCATGTGGCGGACGAGCCGCAATCACTGTTCAACAATGGCATCTCCGCCCTGGTGTTCGACCGGGGTGGGCATCTGTGGGCGGCCGGGCTGGAAGCGGGCCTCAATCGTTATGACGAGCGCTCCGATGCGTTCCAGCATTGGGGACACGAGCCGAAGGATCCGTCGAGCCTGAGCAGCGACAAGGCCTGGTCGATCGCGCAGACCGGCGATGGCACCCTCTGGGTCGGCACGGCTGCGGGTCTTGATCACATGCGTGTCGATGGTCGTGGCTTCGATCACGTGGTGGTGCCGCCGGCGGGCGACCAGCCGGCCGCGCTGGGGACGGTCGGCGCCCTGTTCGTGGACGCGCGCGGGCAGCTGTGGGTCGGCAGTGACAACGGCGTATTTCGTCGCGATGCGGCTGGCGTATTTCATGCGATTACGACGGATCGAGCCGGACAGGCGCTGGACGCCTGGCGCATCGAAGGGGACGGCGACGAGATACGCATCGCTTCGTCGCATGGCCTGTTCGTGGTCGGCCGTCATGACGTCGCTCGACAGGTCGGGCGTGGCGAGCTTCCCGAAACCAATGTGCTGACAAGTGTTCGTGACGGTGCCAAGCGTTTATGGGTGGGCACCCAGCGCGGACTGTTCCTGCAGAACGGCAAGGATGCGCCGTTACAAGGGGTCATCAACCAGCCTGTGCTTTACGGCAACCTGCCAGGCACGTGGGTGTGGCAAATCCATACGGACAACGAAGGCGGCCTGTGGATCGCCCTGTTCGATGGCGGCGTGGCCTATCTGGCTCCCGGTTGGAACAGTGTCAGCCGTTTCACCCATATCCCCGACGATGAGTTAAGCCTGCGCGACTCGGTGGCGCATGCGATTGCCCGAGGCTGGGACAGCTCGATCTGGGTGGGTGAACGCAATGGGCGCGTGGACAAGCTGTGGCCGGCCACCGGCGCGGTCGAGCATGTGCTGTCCGGCTTACGCGGCGATGTGCTGGGGATGACCCAGGACGCGCAGTCGCGTTTGTGGATCACCGTGCAGGGCGCGCTGTTTCGCTACAGCAACGGCAAGCTCGATATGGTGCCTTCAAGCAGCAAGGGTATGCGGCATCCGCTCGAAGTGGAGGTCGGACCTGATGACAAGCTCTATGCACGTACGTTTGGCGAGGGTTTGTTCCGTGTCGATCAGGAGACCATGGAAGTCTCGCCGGTGCCGTTCTTGCCGGCGGACGAAAAGACTCGTTGGGGCAGCCAGATTACGCTCAACCGCGGAACCTTCTGGTACGCCAGCGATGGTGGCATGTTGCGACTGGATCGCACCCGCGATCATTTCGAGCCCGTGCCGGGTGTCAACAACAACCAGGCCGTGGATGCCTTCGACTTTACCGAAGACGGCCTGTGGATGGCGCGACCCGACGGACTCGAACACTATCACTACGAAGGCGATGGCCTGGCGCTGGACCGCAAGGTTGATGGTGCGCGCGGGTGGCCGTCCATCAACGTGGTCGATCTGGCGGTGGACAGGCATCGGCGCGTGTGGATCTTCGGCCGCGATGGCCTCTGGCGTTTCGACCCGGTCAGCGGCCGCTTCCGCCAACTCGGCTTGCAGGATGGCCTGAGCAACGGCGAATTTCTGCGCGGATTCGGACGCTCCGCGGATGGCACCATCTACGCGCCCACCCTTGGCGGCGTGATGGGCTTCAATCCCAATCGCATTGACGAGCACGTCACGCCACCGCAGCTGGGGATCACGCGCGTCAGCGTTCTTCGCGACGGCATCGTGGAGGATATTCCGATCACTTCATCCGGCGAGCTGTTCGTCGGCTGGAAGGATCGTGGCCTCAATGTCGAGTCGCGCGTGTTCTCGTACATCGACCCCGCCGCCAACCGTTACCGTTTTCGCCTGCATGGCGTGGATACCGCATGGGTGGACACCGGCAGCCGTGGCGAACGCGACTTCGCCGGCCTGGGGACGGGCGACTACACCCTGGACGTGATGGCGGCAGGCGCCGATGGCGAATGGGTAAGTCTGTCAGCGCCCCTGCAGATCCACGTGCAGGCGCCGCCGTGGGCGCGCTGGTGGGCGTGGTGCGGCTACGTGCTGCTGGCCGTGCTCGCGATCTGGCTGGCCTTGCAGGCATGGCGCCGTCGACTGGCACATCGCCATCAGATCCAGCTGGCCGAGCAGCGCAGCCGTCTGGCAGAACAGGCGAGTGCGGCAAAAACCCAATTCCTCGCCACGCTCAGTCACGAGATACGCACGCCGATGACCGGTGTCATCGGCATGGCGGAATTGTTGTTGAGCACACCACTTAGCCAGATCCAGCATCATTACGCCGAAGCCATGCAACGCTCGGGCGGTATGCTGCTGAAGTTGCTCAACGACGCCCTCGATCTGGCACGTATCGAGGCGGGCAAGCTGGATCTGGAACTCGCGCCCTTCGATCCGCGTTCGCTGGTCAACGACGTGGCTCATCTCGAACAGAGTCAGGCGCATGCCAAGGGCCTGCGCTTCGATGTGGACATAGCCGACGACCTGCCGCACCGCATGATTGGCGATGCCGTGCGTATCAAGCAGGTGTTGCTCAACATGGCCAATAACGCCATGAAGTTCACCGAGCGCGGCAGTGTTACGCTGCGTGCGCGGCGCACCCAGCACGGCTTGTGCTTCAGCATCATCGACACCGGTCCTGGCATTCCTGAAGCCAGCCGGGCGCGCTTGTTTGAGCGTTTTGAACAGGCGACCGGTCCAAAACGGCGGGCCGGCAGCGGGCTCGGCCTGGCCATTTGCCGCGAACTGGTGGCGATGATGGGCGGCAGCATCGAGCTGGAGTCGAAGGTGGCCTACGGCAGCACGTTCCATGTGCGCTTGCCACTACCGCTCGCACCGGAATGGCATGACGCATCCATGGTGCGCGGCGAACGTGCACCCGCACCCTTGCTCAACGTGCTACTGGTCGAAGACGACGCGATCGTCGCAGCCGTGATCCGTGGCTTGCTGGAGCGAGCGGGCCATGACGTGCGCTATGTGGTGAACGGCCTGGCAGCCCTGGCCGAACTCGCCCAGGCGCCGTGCGATGTGATCCTGCTGGATCTGGACCTGCCGGGTATCGATGGCTTCCAGATCGCGCGACTCATCCGGCAGCGTGAGGAAGCGGGTCATCGCGTGCCCATTGTGGCGATCACTGCTCGCTCGGGTGGTGACGAGGAGGCGCTTGCGCGCGCGGCAGGGATGGACGGGTTCCTGCGCAAACCGCTTACCGGCGAGCAGCTTGTCGACGCCATCATGGAGCATCTGGAGGCGGCGGAAGCGGATGTCCGGGAGGTTGCTGATGCGGGTTGA
- a CDS encoding DNA polymerase III subunit chi — protein MPRADFYLIDKPRFREQPLLLVCELAKRAYASQQPTLILARDFAQAEAIDEMLWAFEEDGYIPHQLAGDDDDANTAVLIVPPGIDTADRPLQINLREVCPAGQYDRVLEVVAADPAEREGSRTRWGEYKRRGFEVNKFDM, from the coding sequence ATGCCCCGTGCCGATTTCTATCTGATCGACAAGCCGCGCTTTCGCGAGCAACCGCTATTGCTGGTGTGCGAGTTGGCCAAACGCGCCTATGCATCGCAACAGCCCACGCTGATCCTCGCCCGCGACTTCGCCCAGGCGGAGGCGATCGATGAAATGCTGTGGGCGTTCGAGGAAGACGGCTATATCCCGCATCAGCTGGCCGGTGACGACGACGACGCGAACACGGCCGTGCTGATCGTTCCGCCAGGCATCGATACCGCCGACCGGCCCTTGCAGATCAATCTGCGCGAGGTCTGCCCGGCGGGCCAATACGATCGCGTGCTTGAAGTGGTGGCCGCCGATCCGGCGGAGCGCGAGGGCTCGCGTACGCGCTGGGGCGAGTACAAGCGGCGCGGTTTTGAGGTGAACAAGTTCGATATGTAG
- a CDS encoding leucyl aminopeptidase codes for MTLQFSLGSAAPETVDTACVVVGVYENGMFTSAAARVDTAAHGAIKRQVESGDINGKAGTTTLLYAPEGVTAKRVLVVGLGTQKTLDGARYQRVNGEAVRALGRLPIDSAVSYLSEVDVPGHDAIWRVRTAALAADHAAYRYTATFKPRDKSPQPELGALTLAASHEAQTGLDQAVAIAEGVRFARELANLPPNICNPAYIATQASQFAEQHDKVSCTVLDHVAMDELGFGSLLAVGRGSANKPKLVVLEYKGGADGDKPYAFVGKGITFDTGGISLKPGPGMEEMKFDMGGAAGVLGSFVATVKLGLPVNLVCVVPAVENMPDGDAYRPGDVLTSLSGLTIEVLNTDAEGRLILCDALTYTAQTFQPKVLIDAATLTGACVIALGKHASGVMSKHDDLAAELVAAGEKALDRAWRLPLWDDYQVQLESGFADVANIGGKNAGAITAGCFLARFTEGQRWAHLDIAGTAWDEGRKGLATGRPVSLLVQWLIDRSV; via the coding sequence ATGACTCTCCAGTTCAGCCTTGGCTCCGCCGCTCCCGAAACCGTCGATACCGCTTGCGTGGTGGTCGGCGTCTATGAGAACGGGATGTTCACCAGTGCCGCTGCCCGCGTCGACACTGCCGCGCACGGCGCCATCAAGCGCCAGGTCGAGAGCGGTGACATCAACGGCAAGGCCGGCACCACGACGCTGCTGTATGCGCCCGAGGGCGTCACGGCCAAGCGCGTGCTGGTGGTGGGACTGGGAACGCAGAAGACCCTGGATGGTGCACGCTACCAGCGCGTGAACGGCGAAGCGGTCCGTGCGCTCGGTCGCCTGCCGATCGACAGCGCCGTGTCCTACCTCAGTGAAGTCGACGTGCCCGGCCACGATGCGATCTGGCGTGTGCGTACCGCCGCGCTGGCCGCCGATCACGCCGCCTACCGCTACACCGCCACGTTCAAGCCGCGCGACAAGAGCCCGCAGCCGGAGCTGGGCGCCCTCACCCTGGCCGCCAGCCACGAGGCGCAAACCGGCCTCGACCAGGCTGTGGCGATCGCCGAAGGCGTGCGCTTTGCGCGTGAGCTGGCCAACCTGCCGCCGAACATCTGCAATCCGGCTTACATCGCCACCCAGGCCAGCCAGTTCGCCGAGCAGCACGACAAGGTCAGCTGCACGGTGCTCGATCACGTAGCCATGGACGAACTCGGCTTCGGCTCGCTGCTCGCGGTCGGTCGCGGCTCGGCCAACAAGCCCAAGCTGGTGGTGCTTGAGTACAAGGGCGGCGCCGACGGTGACAAGCCCTACGCGTTCGTGGGCAAGGGCATCACCTTCGACACCGGCGGCATCAGCCTCAAGCCGGGCCCCGGCATGGAAGAGATGAAGTTCGACATGGGCGGCGCCGCCGGCGTGCTCGGCAGCTTCGTCGCGACGGTGAAGCTGGGCCTGCCGGTCAACCTGGTGTGCGTGGTGCCGGCGGTGGAAAACATGCCCGACGGCGACGCCTATCGTCCCGGCGACGTGCTGACCAGCCTTTCCGGCCTCACCATCGAAGTGCTCAACACCGATGCCGAGGGCCGCCTAATCCTGTGCGACGCGCTCACCTACACCGCGCAAACCTTCCAGCCGAAGGTGCTGATCGATGCCGCCACGCTTACCGGCGCCTGCGTCATCGCCCTGGGCAAGCATGCCAGCGGCGTGATGAGCAAGCACGACGACCTCGCCGCCGAACTCGTCGCCGCCGGTGAAAAGGCACTCGACCGCGCCTGGCGCCTGCCGCTGTGGGACGACTACCAGGTGCAGCTCGAATCGGGCTTTGCCGACGTCGCCAATATCGGCGGCAAGAACGCCGGCGCGATCACCGCTGGCTGCTTCCTGGCGCGCTTCACCGAAGGTCAGCGCTGGGCGCATCTGGACATCGCCGGTACCGCCTGGGATGAAGGCCGCAAGGGCCTGGCCACCGGTCGCCCAGTGTCGCTGCTGGTGCAGTGGCTGATCGACCGCAGCGTCTGA
- the lptF gene encoding LPS export ABC transporter permease LptF, giving the protein MLDRYFLRELAQNVAATAIVLLAIMSGTQFAHVLQQVANGSFPASVMFQVLGLNMLTGLTTLLPLSAFLGVLLGLGRMYRESEMHVLASSGMGADGLLRPMAILALSVAVLVGAVSLWLGPWAVRTSDALVAAANRSVIAAGLDAGRFTELPGRGGIIFVDELSRDGSQLGNTFIATERVGADKVTHVKVVTGKRGQLYQESDGNDRFLALKDGWQYDLPLGADNWRKMKYERNDASLSSVQADNSEEDPAASLTTMALLNMETPDTRAEFAWRTIAPAMTLVLLMLAMPLSRQTPREPRFGRLLLAVLSFYFYYLLLALCRGQIIKGHWHHAGPMWMVSLIVFGIAAWMFRSQYVERKPRKVAA; this is encoded by the coding sequence ATCCTCGATCGATATTTCCTGCGTGAGCTGGCTCAGAACGTAGCCGCGACCGCCATCGTGCTGCTGGCCATCATGTCCGGCACCCAGTTCGCGCACGTGCTGCAGCAGGTGGCCAACGGCAGTTTTCCGGCCAGCGTGATGTTCCAGGTGCTGGGCCTGAACATGCTTACCGGCCTCACCACGCTGTTGCCGCTGTCGGCCTTCCTCGGTGTCCTGCTTGGCCTGGGTCGCATGTACCGTGAGAGCGAAATGCACGTGCTCGCCTCGTCGGGCATGGGTGCCGACGGTCTATTGCGCCCGATGGCGATACTCGCGTTGAGCGTGGCCGTCCTGGTGGGCGCGGTGTCGCTATGGCTGGGGCCCTGGGCCGTGCGCACGTCCGACGCCTTGGTGGCCGCGGCCAACCGCTCGGTGATCGCCGCCGGCCTCGATGCCGGACGCTTCACCGAATTGCCAGGCCGGGGCGGCATCATCTTCGTCGATGAGCTCAGTCGCGATGGCAGCCAGCTTGGCAATACATTCATTGCGACCGAGCGCGTCGGCGCTGACAAAGTGACGCATGTGAAGGTGGTTACCGGCAAGCGTGGCCAGCTGTATCAGGAAAGCGACGGCAACGACCGCTTCCTGGCGTTGAAGGACGGCTGGCAGTACGACCTCCCGCTGGGCGCGGATAACTGGCGCAAGATGAAGTACGAGCGCAACGACGCGTCGCTGTCCAGCGTCCAGGCGGACAACAGCGAGGAAGATCCCGCCGCATCGTTGACCACGATGGCGTTGCTGAACATGGAGACGCCCGATACCCGCGCCGAGTTCGCCTGGCGCACCATTGCGCCAGCGATGACCCTGGTGCTGCTGATGTTGGCGATGCCGCTTTCGCGTCAGACGCCGCGCGAGCCGCGCTTTGGCCGCCTGCTGCTGGCCGTGCTCAGCTTCTACTTCTATTACCTGCTGCTGGCGCTGTGTCGTGGCCAGATCATCAAGGGCCACTGGCATCACGCGGGACCGATGTGGATGGTGAGTTTGATCGTGTTTGGCATTGCCGCGTGGATGTTCCGTAGCCAATACGTCGAGCGCAAGCCGCGCAAGGTGGCCGCGTGA
- the lptG gene encoding LPS export ABC transporter permease LptG: MAALRIKRVDWLVGITVLSAMLMVWLVITGLDAVFQFLRQLGNVGKNGFTLTNAVVYVLVTFPRRLYEMFGNAALIGGLLGLGGLASSNELTALRACGLSKLRIAVAAVGVVAILIVGVVILGETAAPWGDQQAQAMQLRLKTNNVGLGGASGLWARDGDRIINAKGWTAKRHGTHATVQLHDVRVFTLTPDGQVTHFDWAQTAEHDGRQWVMSQVRSSTLDEQGVHSTTIPSQRWDSHLNPQVLEQSVIQPQYLPMRDLRRNISYLEANNQNPGVYASAFWTRALYPLNVLVLVLCAMPFAFGTLRSGGLGKRMFIGMLLAIGWYFLQKAMVNFGTVYGVPPFLANLLPAVVLALVAWLYFRKHG; encoded by the coding sequence ATCGCTGCGTTGCGCATCAAGCGGGTCGACTGGCTGGTCGGCATCACCGTGCTCAGCGCCATGTTGATGGTGTGGCTGGTAATCACCGGCCTCGACGCCGTGTTTCAGTTCCTGCGCCAGCTCGGCAACGTAGGCAAGAACGGCTTCACCTTGACCAATGCCGTCGTCTACGTGCTGGTCACTTTTCCACGTCGCCTGTACGAGATGTTCGGCAATGCCGCGCTGATCGGTGGCCTGCTTGGCCTGGGCGGCCTGGCCAGCAGCAACGAACTCACCGCGCTGCGCGCGTGTGGCCTGTCGAAGTTGCGCATCGCCGTGGCGGCCGTGGGCGTGGTGGCCATCCTGATCGTGGGCGTGGTCATCCTGGGCGAGACCGCGGCACCCTGGGGCGACCAGCAGGCCCAGGCAATGCAGTTGCGCCTGAAGACCAACAACGTGGGCCTGGGTGGCGCTTCCGGCCTGTGGGCGCGCGACGGCGATCGCATCATCAATGCCAAGGGTTGGACGGCCAAACGCCATGGCACGCATGCCACGGTGCAGCTGCACGACGTGCGCGTGTTCACGCTCACGCCCGACGGGCAGGTGACCCACTTCGACTGGGCGCAGACGGCCGAGCACGACGGGCGGCAGTGGGTGATGAGCCAGGTACGCAGCTCCACCCTCGATGAGCAGGGCGTGCATAGCACCACGATCCCCAGCCAGCGCTGGGACTCGCACCTGAATCCGCAGGTGCTCGAGCAATCGGTGATCCAGCCGCAATACCTGCCGATGCGCGATCTGCGGCGCAATATCTCCTATCTGGAAGCGAACAATCAGAATCCCGGCGTGTATGCCTCGGCGTTCTGGACGCGAGCGCTCTATCCGCTGAACGTGCTGGTGCTGGTGTTGTGCGCCATGCCGTTCGCGTTCGGCACGCTGCGTTCGGGCGGCCTGGGCAAGCGCATGTTCATCGGCATGCTGCTCGCCATCGGCTGGTACTTCCTGCAGAAGGCGATGGTGAACTTCGGCACCGTCTATGGCGTACCGCCGTTCCTCGCCAACTTGCTGCCCGCCGTCGTGCTGGCACTGGTGGCCTGGCTGTACTTCCGCAAGCACGGCTAA
- the ltaE gene encoding low-specificity L-threonine aldolase: MEPIDLRSDTVTRPTQAMRAAMLDAAVGDDVYGEDPTVNALQRRVADELGFEAALFVPTGTQSNLLALMAHCERGDEYLVGADAHTYKFEGGGAAVLGSIQPQPIPHDVDGSLPLDKVAAAIKPIDPHFARTRVLALENTWHGRVMSLDYIRAAREFTRERGLGLHLDGARLYNAAVASGVAAREIAKHFDSVSVCLSKGLGAPVGSVLVGNAALIEKARRWRKVTGGGWRQAGLLAAAASYALDHHVARLADDHARAATLAAGLGDVPGVKLLGHFTNMVFVDVPADRLRELDVHLREAGVRISIGYLPTLRLVTHLDIDDEGIARTVDAFQRFFVRS; this comes from the coding sequence GTGGAACCGATCGACCTGCGTAGCGATACCGTGACCCGTCCCACCCAAGCCATGCGCGCGGCCATGCTGGATGCCGCCGTGGGCGACGATGTGTATGGCGAAGATCCGACCGTCAATGCATTGCAACGCCGTGTCGCGGATGAGCTCGGCTTCGAGGCGGCGTTGTTCGTGCCCACCGGCACGCAGTCGAACCTGTTGGCGCTGATGGCGCACTGCGAGCGCGGTGACGAGTATCTGGTCGGCGCGGACGCGCATACCTACAAGTTCGAGGGCGGTGGCGCGGCGGTGCTGGGCTCGATCCAGCCGCAACCGATTCCTCACGACGTGGATGGATCGCTGCCGCTGGACAAGGTCGCGGCGGCGATCAAGCCGATCGACCCCCATTTTGCCCGTACGCGTGTGCTTGCGCTGGAAAACACCTGGCATGGCCGGGTGATGTCGCTGGACTATATTCGGGCGGCGCGTGAGTTCACCCGCGAGCGCGGGCTGGGCCTGCACCTGGACGGCGCACGCCTTTACAACGCCGCCGTCGCCAGCGGTGTGGCCGCACGCGAGATTGCCAAACACTTCGATAGCGTGTCGGTGTGCCTGTCCAAGGGACTGGGCGCACCGGTGGGTTCGGTGCTGGTGGGCAATGCGGCGTTGATCGAGAAAGCGCGCCGCTGGCGCAAGGTCACCGGCGGCGGCTGGCGCCAGGCGGGCCTGCTCGCGGCGGCAGCCAGTTATGCGCTGGACCATCATGTGGCGCGCCTGGCCGACGATCATGCGCGTGCGGCAACCTTGGCGGCGGGGCTAGGAGATGTTCCGGGCGTCAAGCTGCTGGGTCACTTCACCAACATGGTCTTTGTCGACGTGCCGGCTGATCGCCTGCGCGAACTGGACGTCCATTTGCGCGAGGCTGGCGTGCGCATCAGCATCGGTTATCTGCCGACGTTGCGACTGGTGACGCATCTGGACATTGATGACGAAGGCATCGCGCGAACGGTCGATGCTTTCCAGCGCTTCTTCGTCCGTAGCTAA